A region of Phalacrocorax carbo chromosome 7, bPhaCar2.1, whole genome shotgun sequence DNA encodes the following proteins:
- the CLDN11 gene encoding claudin-11, producing MVATCLHLAGFVCSFIGWIGVVVATATNDWVVTCGYTITTCRKMDELGSKGLWADCVMATGLYHCKPLVDILILPGYVQACRALMIAASVLGLPAIFLLITVLPCIRMGHEPGAAKYRRSQLGGILIILLAMCGVVATIWFPVCAHRETTIMSFGYSLYTGWIGSALCLFGGCVIVCCSGDAQTFGENRFYYASGSSSPTHAKSAHV from the exons ATGGTGGCCACCTGCCTGCACCTGGCCGGATTTGTCTGCAGTTTTATAGGGTGGATTGGGGTGGTTGTGGCAACGGCCACCAATGACTGGGTGGTGACTTGCGGCTACACCATTACCACCTGCAGAAAAATGGATGAGCTGGGATCCAAGGGGCTGTGGGCAGACTGCGTCATGGCGACAGGTCTCTATCACTGCAAGCCCCTTGTGGACATCCTCATACTGCCAG GTTATGTCCAAGCATGTCGAGCACTAATGATCGCCGCCTCTGTCCTGGGTCTTCCCGCAATCTTCTTGCTGATAACAGTCTTGCCCTGCATCCGGATGGGCCACGAGCCTGGAGCTGCCAAGTACCGGCGGTCCCAGCTGGGAGGGATCCTCATCATCCTCCTGG CCATGTGCGGCGTCGTTGCGACCATCTGGTTTCCCGTGTGCGCCCACCGCGAGACCACCATTATGAGCTTTGGCTACTCCCTGTACACGGGCTGGATCggctctgctctctgcctctTCGGCGGCTGCGTCATCGTCTGCTGCTCGGGAGATGCCCAGACGTTCGGTGAAAACCGGTTCTACTACGCCTCGGGATCCAGCTCCCCTACCCACGCAAAGAGCGCTCACGTGTAA